GATGATCCCGAACACCTCGCCGTCCCTGAGCACGATCGGGACACCCAGAAACGTCCGCATCGGCGGATGGTGTGGCGGGAACCCCGCCGACGCCGGGTGGGCGGAGATGTCCTCCAGCCGCAGGGGACGCGGATCGTTGAAGAACAACCCGAGCACGCCGGCACCGTGCGGGAAGTCGCCGATCTCGGCCCGGGTGGCCTCGTCGATCCCCTCAAAGACGAGATCGGACAGCTCGTTTCCCACCCCGCGCACGCCCAGCGCACCGTATCGGGCGCCGGTGAGCTCGACGGAGGCGTGCACGATCCGGCGAAAGGTCTCGTTGAGCTCCAGACCCGAGGCCACCATCAGCATCGCCTCGATCAGCCGGTCCAGGCGGTCGCGGATCTGGACGATTTCGGCAACCCGGTCGCGGACCTCGGCGAGCAACTCGTCCAGGTGAAGGCGATTGAGCATCCCGTCCAGCCCCGGGTTGTCTGCGTGCCCCTCCTCGCTCACAGTCCGACATCCTCCCACGCGTGGACGCGACTCATGACGAGGGATGATAGTGCGTCGCGCCGATGGCGCCCGCCGGTCAACTCGTCGATTGCCGGGCGCGGCGCAGGCTTTCGAGTTCGCCCGCGATCCCCGGGCTGACGTCCACGGGGTAGGACCAGCCGGTGGCTTCCAGCGAACGAAGCTGCGGCGGAAGCCGATCGACCTGCTGGCGCGCCCAATTCCGCGACTCCTGAAGATTGCGTTGCGGAAGGCGCCGGCCGTTTTTCATGACGGGCACCAACAGCGGCTCGCCGTCGAGGTGTTCGCCGGGCATGCCGATCGTGTCGCCGGCGAAGAGCCCGTCGGCAAGCCGGCGCACCACCTGCTTGCGGCCGGGATAGATCACCTTGCCACTGGAGAACTTCGTCCGCCCGGTGCCCTCGTACTCCACCAGCTTGTACGCCATGTCGAGCGCCGGCGCATCTTGGGCCACGACGAGTTTGGTGCCCACGGCGAAGGTGTCGATGGGGCAGTCGTCGTCCATCAGCGCCGCGATGCGGTACTCGTCGAGACCGGACGACGCCACGATTTCAACCCGGCCCAACCCCGCCGCGTCCAGCTTGGCGCGCGCCGCCTTCGACAGCGCACCCAGATCGCCGGAATCGAGCCGGATCGCCGCCACGTCGAGGCCTTCCCGGCGTTTGGCGAGTTCGATGACGTGGTCGACGCCGCGCAGCGTGTCGTAGGTGTCGACGAGCAACGTGGTGCCGGGGTAGAGCCGGGCGAACGCGTCGAAGGCGTCGAGCTCGTCGTCGAAGGCCTGGATGAAGCTGTGGGCCATCGTGCCGAACGCGGGGATTCCGTATTGCCGGGCCGCGAGCAGGTTCGAGGTGCCCGCTAGGCCGGCGAGGTAGCCGGCCCGCGCGACCTTGAGCGCCGCGTCGGTGCCGTGCGCGCGCCGCGCCCCGAAGTCCACCACCATCCGTCCGCGGGCCGCGTCGACCACCCGGGCGGCCTTGCTCGCGAGCACGCTCTGCAGGTGAATCTGGTTCACGACGAAGGTCTCGGCGAGTTGGGCTTCCAGGATCGGCGCGATCACCTGGACGATCGGCTCGTGGGGAAAGACCACGGTGCCTTCCGGAACCGCCCACACGTCTCCGGTGAACCGAACCGCGGACAGCGATTGCAGGAATTCCTCGGTGAACAGCCGCAATCCCCGCAGGTAGTCGATGTCCTCCGGCTGGAATTGAAACGCCTCGAGAAAGTCGAGCACGTCCGACAGGCCGGCGGCCATCACATAGGACCGGCCATGGGGGAGCTTGCGATACATGGTCTCGAACACGGCCGTTCCCGACACGTGTTCGGCCAGATAGGCCTGCGCCATCGTGACCTCGTAGAGATCGGTGAACAGCACCGAAAAGTGCTGGGGCGCAGTATCTTTCGTCATGTGGATGATCGTTCGTAAAGGCCCGAAAGGCGGTCGGCGAACTTTTCGATGACGACCTTGCGGCGAAGTTTCATGCTCGGCGTCAGGTCACCGGCGTCGACGGAGAGTTCGCGGTCGAGGATCGCGAATCTTTTGATCTGTTCCCAGCGGTTCAGTTCCACGTTCAGCGCGTCGACGTATCCGGCGATCAGTTGCCGCGTCCTCTCGTCGCGCGCTATCTCGGCGAACGACATGCCCGCCAGCCCATGCTTGGCGGCCCAATCTGTGATCGCCTCGCCGTCGAGGCTGACCAGCGCCACGCAGTACGGCTTGGCCTCGCCGTAGACCAAGAGCTCGCTCACGTACGGGCACAGGCCCTTGAATTTCGCGTCGATCGCCGACGGCGCAACGTATTTGCCCTGCGAGGTCTTGAACATGTCCTTCTTGCGGTCGGTGATCCGCAGAAAGCCCTCGGCGTCGATCTCCCCGATGTCGCCGGTGTGGAGCCAACCGTCGTCGTCGAGCGCCTCGGCGGTGGCGTCCGGGAGATCGTGGTAGGAGGTCATCAAACCCGGTCCCCTGAGCAGGATTTCGCCGTCGTCGGCGATCTTGGCTTCGGTGGCCGGGAACGGCCAGCCGACCGTGCCGAACCGGTAAGCCTTGGGGCGGTTGATAAACGACGCGGCGGCGGTCTCGGTGAGCCCGTAGCCCTCGAGGACGATGATGCCGACGGCGTCGAACCACTGCGCGACGTCACGGTCCAGGGCGGCGGCCGCGGAGACGAAGAACCGCAAGCGGCCGCCGAAGCGTTCGCGGATGGTGGAGAACACCAACCGATCGGCCACCTTGTAGGCCAGCGACGACGCCAGCGACGGCTTCTTTCCGGCTTGCCGGGCTTCCGACACCGTCATGCCGACCCCGATCGCCCAGTCGAACATCTTCTTGGTGAGCCTGCCCCGCTCGGCAACCATCCCCTCGATATGGGCATGCGCTTTCTCGAAAATGCGTGGTGCGGCGCCCATGATGGTGGGACGTAGGGTCGCCAGGTTGTCGACGATCCTCTCGACGCGGCCGTCGATCGCGGTAGGGAAGCCGATCTGCAGCGGCAGCGCCAGCATCACCTTGCCGAACGCATGGGCCAGGGGCAGCCACAGGAAGTTCAGGTCGTCGGGGCCGAGGATGCCCAGCGCGTCGATGGCCGCCGCGGTGTACGTCCACGCCCCATGGGTCAGCCGCACCCCCTTCGGACGGCCGGTGGTGCCGGAAGTGTAGATGAGGCTGGCGAGTTGGCCGGGGCCGACGGCCGCGACGCGCTCCGTGATGGCGTCCGGCGAGTTGGCGAGCAGTTGCTTGCCCAACTGCTCGCACTCGGCGAGCGTGATCACCCAGTCGCCGTCACCGTCGCCGTCGATGATCACGACCCTGCTCACGTCGGGCAGTTCGGCGCGGTGCTCGAGCAGCTTATCGAGCTGGGCCTGATTCTCGGCGACCACCACCCGGCTTCCCGAATTGGCAACGATGTAGGCGACATCGGCGGCGTTCGTCGTCGGATAGACGGTGGTGGTCGCCGCGGCCGCGCACATCACGGCGAAATCGACGAGCACCCACTCGTAGCGGGTCGACGAGGCGAGCGCGACCCGGTCCTCCGGGGCGATTCCGAGCGCGATCAGCCCGCCGGCGATGTTGTGGACGCGTTCGCCGACCTGCCGCCAGGTCACGCTCTCCCAGCTGTGGTCCAGTGGGTATCGAAAAGCCTCCGCGTCCGGGGTGGCGGCGACGCGGCGGAGGAACAGGTGTGCCACCGACGGCGCCCGACCCTCGATCTTGGCGAAGTCGGGCCGCTCCACCGCGGCGAGCGGTGCTATCTTCATGTTGCTAATCCGTTGGTGCCGAACCGAATACCGTCGGCGTGGCCAAGCCGATACACCCCTCGATCGTGGCGCGCCCTGCCAGTGGCGGATAGAGGCAAAGGTCACGCGGAGTCCCGGCCCGACAGGGTCCTTTGTCACCGCGCTTGCCTACCTACTTCCCGGGCGGTGGCCGCGCCGGTCGCGTACCGTACATCGAGTGATGGCACGCAATTGCCGAGATGCCCGGTGTGCCAATCGATCACCATCGGAGCTGGCGGCGCTGGACGTGTTCGCCGACGTTCCCGCGCGCGACCTCGCGGAACTGGCCGCCGGCCTGCGGCCCCTGCATGCGGCCGCCGGCGAGGTCCTGATGCGCCAGGGTGAACAAGCGGTGTCGTTCGCGATCATCGTCTCGGGCCGGGTCGAGGTCAGCCACCTCGGCCCCGACGGGCAGGTCGCGGTGACCGAGCTGCCGGCGGGGACGATCGTCGGCGAAATCGCCTTGCTGCGAAGCGCGCCCAGGACGGCGACGGTGATCGCGAAGGATGAGGTGCGCGGCTACCTCGGGTACGACGGCGCTTTCGAGCGCATGCTGGCCATGCCGGCCGTCGCCGACCGGATGGTCCGCACCGCGCGGCAGCGGTTGGCCGCATACGTCGCCCCGATCCCGGTATCGGCCGGCGACCGCGCCG
The nucleotide sequence above comes from Mycobacterium malmoense. Encoded proteins:
- a CDS encoding AMP-dependent synthetase/ligase, which translates into the protein MKIAPLAAVERPDFAKIEGRAPSVAHLFLRRVAATPDAEAFRYPLDHSWESVTWRQVGERVHNIAGGLIALGIAPEDRVALASSTRYEWVLVDFAVMCAAAATTTVYPTTNAADVAYIVANSGSRVVVAENQAQLDKLLEHRAELPDVSRVVIIDGDGDGDWVITLAECEQLGKQLLANSPDAITERVAAVGPGQLASLIYTSGTTGRPKGVRLTHGAWTYTAAAIDALGILGPDDLNFLWLPLAHAFGKVMLALPLQIGFPTAIDGRVERIVDNLATLRPTIMGAAPRIFEKAHAHIEGMVAERGRLTKKMFDWAIGVGMTVSEARQAGKKPSLASSLAYKVADRLVFSTIRERFGGRLRFFVSAAAALDRDVAQWFDAVGIIVLEGYGLTETAAASFINRPKAYRFGTVGWPFPATEAKIADDGEILLRGPGLMTSYHDLPDATAEALDDDGWLHTGDIGEIDAEGFLRITDRKKDMFKTSQGKYVAPSAIDAKFKGLCPYVSELLVYGEAKPYCVALVSLDGEAITDWAAKHGLAGMSFAEIARDERTRQLIAGYVDALNVELNRWEQIKRFAILDRELSVDAGDLTPSMKLRRKVVIEKFADRLSGLYERSST
- a CDS encoding nicotinate phosphoribosyltransferase, whose amino-acid sequence is MTKDTAPQHFSVLFTDLYEVTMAQAYLAEHVSGTAVFETMYRKLPHGRSYVMAAGLSDVLDFLEAFQFQPEDIDYLRGLRLFTEEFLQSLSAVRFTGDVWAVPEGTVVFPHEPIVQVIAPILEAQLAETFVVNQIHLQSVLASKAARVVDAARGRMVVDFGARRAHGTDAALKVARAGYLAGLAGTSNLLAARQYGIPAFGTMAHSFIQAFDDELDAFDAFARLYPGTTLLVDTYDTLRGVDHVIELAKRREGLDVAAIRLDSGDLGALSKAARAKLDAAGLGRVEIVASSGLDEYRIAALMDDDCPIDTFAVGTKLVVAQDAPALDMAYKLVEYEGTGRTKFSSGKVIYPGRKQVVRRLADGLFAGDTIGMPGEHLDGEPLLVPVMKNGRRLPQRNLQESRNWARQQVDRLPPQLRSLEATGWSYPVDVSPGIAGELESLRRARQSTS